In one window of Gudongella oleilytica DNA:
- a CDS encoding TrkA C-terminal domain-containing protein — MEENYSSPRYEKIALDIANAIYKGTYEEGEKLYGRSTLAGTYNVSPETIRRAVKILEDVGVVESSKGSGITVLSKEKAFKYINRFKNIESVTSYRIKLTEQIEKRQKLEEEILGTIDRIIERSSILSHTTALTPFELEISKECRMIGKSIGEVNFWQNTGATIVGIRRNNETILSPGPYATMEEGDILLIIGEEEIVEAVKIFLEEE, encoded by the coding sequence ATGGAAGAAAACTATTCCAGTCCAAGGTATGAAAAGATAGCCCTTGACATTGCGAATGCGATCTATAAAGGGACTTACGAAGAGGGAGAAAAACTTTATGGCAGATCTACTCTTGCAGGTACATACAATGTATCGCCGGAAACTATTAGACGTGCTGTTAAGATACTGGAGGATGTTGGAGTCGTTGAATCCTCCAAGGGAAGTGGTATTACGGTCCTTTCTAAAGAAAAGGCCTTCAAGTATATCAACAGATTCAAAAATATCGAAAGTGTTACCTCATACAGAATTAAACTGACTGAGCAAATAGAGAAACGACAAAAGCTCGAGGAGGAGATCCTTGGGACTATTGACAGGATAATCGAGAGAAGCAGTATCCTGAGTCATACTACAGCACTGACTCCATTTGAGCTCGAGATATCGAAGGAGTGCAGGATGATAGGAAAATCTATCGGAGAGGTCAACTTCTGGCAAAATACAGGAGCTACAATCGTCGGAATAAGGAGAAACAACGAGACGATACTTTCTCCTGGTCCTTATGCCACCATGGAAGAAGGGGATATTCTTTTAATCATTGGGGAAGAAGAGATTGTCGAGGCAGTTAAAATATTTCTTGAAGAGGAATGA
- a CDS encoding M55 family metallopeptidase, whose translation MKVFISADIEGVTGCTTWDETEKDKSSYQVYAKQMTREVEAACVGANEAGAEEIIIKDAHDSGRNIDHSVLPLNTKLVRSWAGGLYSMVQELDSTFSALIYIGYHSAAGTDTNPLSHTMNTMLDKIIINGRVASEFLIHSYIAAYHNVPVVFLSGDKGLCKEAEAVVPGIKTVAVKEGRGNSTINIHPELAVDLIKEGVKEALTGDLSRYKLQLPEEFNVSIKYKNHKDAYGKSHYPGVEKIDEHTICFNSKDYIEVLRLFNYVV comes from the coding sequence GTGAAGGTATTCATCAGTGCAGATATTGAAGGTGTAACAGGGTGTACTACCTGGGATGAGACAGAGAAGGACAAAAGCTCTTATCAGGTCTACGCAAAACAGATGACAAGGGAGGTAGAGGCAGCTTGTGTCGGAGCCAATGAGGCTGGTGCCGAAGAGATAATCATCAAGGACGCTCATGACAGCGGTAGGAATATTGACCATTCTGTTCTCCCGCTAAACACTAAATTGGTTAGAAGCTGGGCTGGAGGCCTTTATTCAATGGTGCAGGAGCTGGACTCAACTTTCTCAGCCTTGATTTACATAGGTTACCATTCAGCGGCAGGAACTGACACAAACCCACTGTCCCATACAATGAACACAATGTTGGATAAAATCATTATAAATGGGAGAGTTGCAAGTGAGTTTCTCATTCATTCTTACATAGCAGCCTATCACAATGTTCCGGTTGTATTTTTGTCAGGTGATAAAGGACTTTGCAAAGAAGCAGAAGCAGTTGTTCCAGGAATAAAGACAGTAGCTGTAAAGGAAGGAAGAGGGAATTCGACAATAAATATACATCCGGAGCTTGCAGTCGACCTGATCAAAGAAGGAGTCAAGGAGGCACTTACAGGAGACCTTTCAAGGTATAAACTTCAATTACCTGAGGAATTCAATGTGTCGATCAAATACAAGAACCATAAGGATGCCTACGGCAAGTCACACTATCCTGGAGTAGAAAAAATAGATGAACACACTATCTGTTTCAATTCAAAGGATTATATCGAAGTATTGAGACTATTTAATTATGTAGTATAG
- the epsC gene encoding serine O-acetyltransferase EpsC: MLKQLIDDSKNILKKDPAARSLVQVFLLYPGIKALIWHRIAHYLYSHGHHLAAGFISQHSRRITGIEIHPGALIGRRLFIDHGMGVVIGETAIVGDDVTLYHGVTLGGVGGSRGTKRHPTVGNGVEIGSGAKILGPVSIGSAARIGANSVVLTDIPAGATAVGSPARIVDKKEKHYVYAI, translated from the coding sequence ATGCTCAAACAACTAATAGATGACAGCAAAAATATTCTCAAGAAGGATCCAGCAGCCAGGAGCCTGGTTCAGGTGTTTCTCCTTTACCCAGGGATAAAAGCGCTTATCTGGCATAGGATCGCTCACTATCTCTACAGTCATGGACACCATCTGGCAGCGGGATTTATTTCTCAGCATTCCAGAAGAATAACAGGTATTGAGATCCATCCTGGTGCTTTGATTGGCAGAAGACTTTTCATAGATCATGGAATGGGAGTAGTCATTGGAGAAACTGCTATTGTTGGTGATGACGTTACCCTATACCATGGAGTTACTCTCGGTGGTGTTGGAGGCAGCCGTGGCACCAAAAGACATCCTACAGTGGGAAATGGTGTTGAAATTGGATCAGGAGCCAAGATACTAGGCCCGGTCTCAATTGGTTCAGCTGCCAGGATTGGTGCAAATTCAGTAGTTTTGACTGACATTCCTGCTGGTGCTACTGCCGTAGGTTCACCTGCCAGAATAGTTGACAAGAAGGAAAAGCATTACGTCTATGCCATATAG
- the cysK gene encoding cysteine synthase A: MIYKNIEALIGRTPIINLGHLEKDLAEIFVKLESFNPGGSVKDRAALFMLEDAEKKGLLSSGHTIIEATSGNTGISLAMIGAAKGYKVIIVMPETMSLERRQIIQAYGAELILTPGSKGMNGSVEKAKELVAEKGYFMPSQFTNPSNVAAHMETTAEEIWEDFGESLDAFVAGVGSGGTITGVSRVLKLRNPKLLIVAVQPEKSPLLSGGSPAGHGIQGIGANFIPEILSLELVDRIIDMSEEEAFQWARYLAVKAGILSGISSGANLAASIRMARELGRDKKVLTVLPDTGERYLSTDLFKGVE; this comes from the coding sequence ATGATCTACAAGAACATTGAAGCACTGATTGGGAGGACGCCAATTATCAATTTAGGCCACTTAGAAAAGGACCTTGCAGAAATATTCGTCAAGCTTGAAAGCTTTAATCCCGGAGGAAGTGTAAAGGACAGAGCTGCACTATTCATGCTTGAGGATGCTGAAAAAAAAGGATTGCTTTCTTCCGGGCATACAATAATAGAAGCAACCAGCGGCAATACAGGTATTTCTCTTGCGATGATAGGGGCCGCTAAAGGATATAAAGTTATCATAGTTATGCCGGAAACTATGAGTCTGGAAAGAAGACAAATAATACAAGCCTATGGAGCTGAACTGATACTAACACCTGGATCAAAAGGGATGAATGGTTCTGTTGAGAAGGCAAAGGAGCTGGTTGCAGAAAAAGGCTACTTCATGCCCAGTCAGTTTACAAATCCCTCTAATGTTGCTGCACACATGGAAACAACCGCTGAGGAAATATGGGAAGATTTCGGGGAGAGCTTGGATGCATTCGTTGCAGGTGTGGGTTCTGGAGGAACTATCACTGGAGTTTCAAGAGTTTTAAAGCTTAGAAATCCTAAATTGCTTATTGTAGCAGTTCAACCTGAAAAATCACCTCTACTTTCTGGAGGATCACCAGCAGGTCATGGGATACAGGGGATAGGGGCTAATTTCATCCCTGAGATTTTGTCCCTGGAGCTTGTCGACAGGATAATTGATATGAGCGAGGAGGAAGCCTTTCAGTGGGCAAGATACCTGGCAGTGAAAGCAGGCATATTGTCAGGAATCAGCTCTGGGGCGAACCTCGCTGCATCCATTAGGATGGCAAGAGAGCTTGGCAGGGATAAAAAAGTTCTCACAGTACTGCCTGACACAGGTGAAAGATATCTGTCCACCGATTTGTTTAAGGGGGTTGAATAA
- a CDS encoding P1 family peptidase, which yields MNKKLREYGINLGHLPTGKNNLITDVAGVKVGHVTLDSGSTKTGVTAIIPHEGNVFREKLVAASHVINGFGKSQGLVQIDELGTIETPIILTNTLSVGTAHKAVVGYMLEENSDIGDTTGTVNPIIGECNDGVLNEIRTPALTESHVLEAISSADIIFQQGNVGAGTGMVCYDLKGGIGSSSRIVQLGNSEYTVGILVLSNFGSMEDLMIRGNPIGEKIKEELSQKGSGKDKGSIMVIVATDIPLSSLQLKRLLKRTQSGIARTGGYTGNGSGEVAIGFTTANRVMHYEERAFIDQKVIHEDLLDMVFKATVEATEEAVLNSLISSNTTVGRNNKKILSLKDFIELL from the coding sequence ATGAATAAAAAATTAAGAGAATACGGAATCAATCTGGGTCATCTTCCAACCGGGAAGAATAATTTGATAACAGATGTGGCCGGAGTCAAGGTGGGTCATGTCACATTGGATTCAGGCAGTACCAAGACCGGAGTTACAGCCATAATACCCCATGAGGGAAATGTCTTCAGAGAAAAGCTTGTTGCAGCGAGCCATGTGATCAATGGCTTCGGAAAATCACAAGGCCTGGTTCAAATCGATGAGTTGGGTACAATAGAAACTCCAATAATACTTACCAACACACTCAGTGTTGGAACAGCTCATAAAGCTGTAGTAGGCTATATGCTTGAAGAAAACAGTGATATTGGTGATACCACAGGAACGGTCAATCCAATAATTGGGGAATGCAACGATGGAGTTCTAAATGAGATAAGAACACCAGCGCTTACTGAGAGCCATGTTCTGGAGGCAATAAGCTCAGCAGATATCATCTTCCAACAAGGAAATGTGGGTGCCGGAACCGGAATGGTCTGCTATGACCTTAAGGGTGGAATTGGTTCTTCTTCAAGAATTGTTCAGCTGGGAAATTCAGAGTACACTGTTGGAATACTTGTGCTCTCAAACTTTGGCTCCATGGAGGACCTTATGATCAGAGGGAACCCAATCGGAGAGAAAATAAAAGAGGAGCTGTCTCAGAAAGGCTCCGGTAAGGATAAGGGCTCAATCATGGTTATCGTTGCTACTGACATCCCACTAAGCTCACTTCAGCTTAAAAGACTCCTGAAGAGAACTCAATCAGGAATTGCAAGAACAGGTGGGTATACTGGAAATGGGTCTGGGGAAGTAGCAATAGGATTCACCACAGCAAACAGAGTTATGCACTACGAGGAGAGAGCATTTATTGATCAAAAAGTTATCCACGAAGATCTCCTGGATATGGTATTTAAAGCTACTGTCGAAGCAACTGAAGAGGCAGTTCTAAACTCACTGATAAGTTCAAATACTACAGTGGGAAGAAATAATAAAAAGATACTCAGCCTTAAAGACTTCATAGAACTCCTATAA
- a CDS encoding 2-oxoacid:acceptor oxidoreductase subunit alpha, whose product MDYTILVGGAAGQGIETVVLLLEKTIKRSGYEVFTYKNYMSMVRGGHNFMQVRFSDEPVYTYSSKLDMIFALTEETIDYHGDRLKENGVIIADDEIFPDMDICHLPLAKASRDSGNQKTFPTVGFGAIVKIFGMDIGIAEQVVKENFSGKILEVNLNALKWGYSLVDERQKLPGKKDERIIINGNQALALGAIAAGVKFYCGYPMTPSTSVMSYISSKASEMGIVVDQIEDEVGALNMALGAAYAGVRAMTGSSGGGFALMCEAMSLAGILETPVVIVNAQRPGPATGLSTRTEQGDLRFVIHAGHGEFPKMVIALRNPEDAFYQTARAFNIAEKYQIPVVLMTEEYLTDYMITTEPFDFNKVTIERHITDPADLPEGRYKRYMYTDSGVSPRLIPGRSGDKTVLVDSHEHNEFGNIDESVETRVNMMKKRMRKLESIKEDLQEPCYFGVEHPEELMVAFGATWGALKEAVEELNRSGEKAGALVYGDIWPFPTKLLNSFGKKAGNIITVEQNFTGQLESLIKEHTDLRISGNIRKYDGRAINGEEIVQSYYNLKAKKL is encoded by the coding sequence ATGGACTATACTATTTTGGTTGGTGGAGCGGCAGGGCAAGGAATCGAAACGGTCGTTCTATTACTTGAAAAAACTATTAAAAGAAGTGGTTACGAGGTATTCACATATAAGAATTACATGTCTATGGTAAGGGGCGGCCACAATTTTATGCAGGTCAGGTTTTCTGACGAGCCCGTCTACACCTACTCGTCAAAGCTGGATATGATATTTGCACTTACTGAAGAAACAATTGATTATCATGGAGACAGACTCAAGGAGAACGGTGTAATCATAGCGGATGATGAGATTTTTCCAGACATGGACATTTGCCATCTTCCACTTGCGAAGGCATCCAGAGACTCCGGGAACCAGAAGACATTTCCAACTGTAGGCTTCGGGGCAATAGTAAAGATATTTGGTATGGATATCGGGATCGCAGAGCAAGTTGTAAAAGAAAACTTCAGCGGTAAGATACTGGAGGTCAATCTTAATGCCTTGAAGTGGGGATATTCCCTGGTTGATGAAAGACAAAAGCTTCCAGGGAAAAAAGATGAGCGAATAATAATAAACGGGAATCAGGCACTGGCCCTTGGTGCCATTGCTGCAGGCGTTAAGTTCTATTGCGGTTACCCAATGACACCATCCACAAGCGTCATGAGCTACATATCTTCAAAGGCATCAGAGATGGGAATAGTCGTGGATCAGATAGAGGATGAGGTTGGAGCGCTCAACATGGCTTTGGGAGCCGCCTATGCTGGTGTTAGAGCTATGACAGGTTCATCGGGAGGCGGTTTTGCTTTAATGTGCGAGGCCATGAGTCTGGCAGGTATTCTGGAGACTCCGGTGGTCATAGTAAACGCCCAAAGGCCAGGTCCTGCAACCGGGCTTTCCACAAGGACAGAACAAGGGGACCTTAGATTCGTAATACATGCAGGTCATGGTGAATTCCCTAAGATGGTCATAGCACTCAGAAATCCTGAGGATGCGTTCTACCAGACAGCAAGGGCATTTAACATTGCAGAAAAATACCAGATCCCGGTCGTGCTTATGACCGAAGAATATCTGACTGACTATATGATAACCACTGAACCCTTCGATTTTAACAAAGTGACGATAGAAAGGCATATTACAGATCCCGCCGACCTTCCTGAAGGAAGGTATAAGAGGTATATGTACACAGATTCAGGTGTATCACCAAGGCTTATCCCAGGAAGAAGTGGTGATAAAACGGTCCTTGTTGACAGCCATGAACACAATGAATTCGGGAACATAGATGAGTCTGTTGAAACCAGAGTTAATATGATGAAGAAACGAATGAGAAAGCTGGAGTCCATTAAGGAAGACCTTCAGGAACCGTGCTACTTTGGAGTTGAACACCCTGAGGAGTTGATGGTAGCATTTGGAGCAACCTGGGGTGCATTGAAGGAGGCAGTTGAAGAACTTAATCGGTCAGGCGAGAAAGCAGGAGCATTGGTTTACGGAGATATATGGCCGTTCCCCACAAAGCTGCTTAATAGCTTCGGTAAGAAGGCAGGAAACATAATTACTGTCGAGCAAAATTTCACAGGTCAGCTGGAAAGCCTTATTAAGGAGCATACAGACCTGAGGATATCGGGTAACATAAGAAAATATGACGGAAGAGCGATCAATGGCGAAGAGATCGTTCAGAGCTACTATAATCTGAAAGCTAAGAAATTATAA
- a CDS encoding coenzyme F420-0:L-glutamate ligase — MERIVGTVSRGLRAPIIKEGDDIASIVVETVLQAEAQGEFRVQDRDIVCVTESVVARAQGNYATTEDIAKDVRSKFGEETFGVIFPILSRNRFSIILRGLAMGARKIVLMLSYPSDEVGNHLVDMDVLDIKGINPWTDVLTEEKFRGYFGFNTHPFTGVDYIEYYKSIMKECGIDFEIIFSNNPLTILEFTKNVIACDIHTRARTKSLLKKYGGQKIFGLDDILSVPMNGSGFNQEYGLLGSNKSSEDKIKLFPRNSQPIVERIQKEIHDKTGKIVEVMVYGDGAFKDPVGKIWELADPVVSPAYTKGLEGTPSEIKLKYLADNQFNHLKGEELKRAISEYIRNKDESLVGNMVSQGTTPRRLTDLIGSLADLTSGSGDKGTPIIYIQGYFDSYIK, encoded by the coding sequence GTGGAAAGAATCGTTGGCACTGTCTCAAGAGGTTTGAGAGCACCTATTATAAAAGAGGGAGACGATATTGCATCTATTGTAGTTGAAACAGTATTGCAGGCAGAGGCTCAAGGAGAGTTCAGGGTCCAGGACAGAGATATCGTCTGTGTAACAGAATCTGTAGTTGCAAGGGCTCAAGGAAATTATGCGACAACAGAGGATATTGCCAAGGATGTCAGATCAAAATTTGGCGAAGAAACCTTCGGAGTGATTTTCCCCATCTTGAGCAGAAACAGATTCAGCATAATCCTTCGAGGCCTTGCTATGGGTGCCAGGAAAATAGTACTTATGCTAAGTTATCCGTCAGACGAGGTAGGAAATCACTTAGTAGACATGGATGTACTTGACATCAAGGGCATTAATCCATGGACTGATGTCCTGACTGAAGAGAAGTTCAGAGGGTATTTCGGCTTTAACACACACCCTTTCACTGGTGTGGACTATATTGAATACTATAAGTCGATCATGAAGGAATGTGGTATTGATTTCGAGATAATATTCTCAAACAACCCACTTACTATACTGGAATTTACAAAGAATGTCATTGCCTGCGATATCCATACCAGGGCCAGAACAAAATCACTACTTAAGAAGTATGGGGGTCAAAAGATATTCGGTCTGGATGATATCCTGTCGGTTCCTATGAATGGAAGCGGTTTTAATCAGGAATACGGGTTGTTGGGCTCAAACAAGTCTTCTGAGGACAAGATAAAGCTGTTCCCCAGAAACAGTCAACCAATAGTTGAAAGAATTCAAAAGGAAATCCATGATAAAACAGGAAAGATCGTCGAAGTGATGGTTTATGGCGACGGTGCTTTCAAGGACCCGGTAGGAAAGATCTGGGAACTGGCAGATCCCGTTGTATCACCGGCATATACCAAGGGTCTTGAAGGTACACCATCAGAGATCAAGCTTAAATATCTCGCTGACAATCAATTCAACCATCTGAAGGGAGAGGAGCTCAAACGAGCTATCTCTGAATATATCAGAAATAAAGATGAGTCTCTCGTCGGAAATATGGTATCTCAGGGGACCACACCCAGAAGGCTAACAGACCTAATAGGCTCACTTGCGGACCTTACATCCGGAAGCGGAGATAAGGGAACCCCTATCATATATATTCAGGGTTACTTTGACAGCTATATCAAATAA
- a CDS encoding universal stress protein, whose translation MDRILVPVDGSENSMKAVEKAVEIGSLKKSHITILTVVNSKRDNPYIIEQDYSTDISQKNIENGKRVLNNALELCAGYAGEIDTLLRNGDIAEVVIDTAEELDIDLIVMGRRGMSISARSLLGSISNKVLNYANRSVLVVK comes from the coding sequence ATGGATAGGATACTTGTACCAGTGGACGGCTCGGAGAATTCGATGAAGGCAGTAGAAAAAGCAGTTGAGATAGGATCATTGAAGAAAAGTCACATAACTATTTTGACAGTAGTCAATAGTAAGAGAGACAACCCGTATATTATTGAACAGGATTATTCTACTGATATCAGTCAAAAGAATATCGAAAATGGAAAGAGAGTACTTAACAATGCCCTTGAGCTATGTGCAGGCTATGCTGGAGAAATTGATACACTATTAAGAAATGGTGATATTGCTGAAGTTGTAATAGATACTGCAGAGGAGCTTGATATAGACCTTATCGTTATGGGGCGCAGGGGGATGAGCATTTCAGCGAGATCCTTGCTGGGGAGCATCTCAAATAAGGTGCTCAATTATGCAAACAGATCAGTCCTGGTAGTAAAATAG
- a CDS encoding 2-oxoacid:ferredoxin oxidoreductase subunit beta encodes MNCEYKLYDPSWCPGCGNYMIRTALKMALEELEIPPQRVAIFTGIGQAAKMPHYIDTNGFNGLHGRALPPGIGAKLSNKDLTVIVESGDGDTYGEGGNHFIHTIRRNIDIAHFVHDNQIYGLTKGQGSPTTAMGQVTTLQFEGVKIEPVKPLALSLTMGAGFVARGFSGDIPQLVSLMKEAIKYRGYAHLDIFQPCVVWNKVNTFQWYKDRVYKLGEDHDYTDFEAAFKKALEFEDRIPTGILYKVERETYEDRFSFIKNGPALVDSRLDPIDAEKLMADFV; translated from the coding sequence ATGAACTGTGAATATAAGCTTTATGACCCCTCCTGGTGTCCAGGCTGTGGTAATTACATGATACGAACTGCTTTAAAAATGGCGTTGGAGGAGCTTGAGATACCTCCTCAGAGAGTGGCTATCTTTACAGGGATAGGACAAGCTGCAAAAATGCCCCATTATATTGACACTAATGGATTCAATGGGTTGCATGGCAGAGCGCTTCCACCGGGGATAGGTGCCAAGCTATCCAATAAGGATCTTACAGTTATTGTCGAATCAGGCGATGGTGACACCTATGGTGAAGGTGGCAATCATTTCATACATACTATTCGAAGGAATATAGATATTGCCCACTTCGTACATGACAATCAAATTTACGGACTTACAAAAGGACAAGGATCTCCCACTACAGCAATGGGTCAGGTAACGACATTACAGTTCGAGGGAGTAAAGATTGAGCCGGTTAAGCCATTAGCTCTATCCCTTACAATGGGAGCAGGTTTTGTAGCGAGGGGTTTTTCCGGTGATATTCCCCAGTTGGTAAGTCTTATGAAGGAAGCCATTAAGTATAGAGGATATGCACATTTGGATATCTTCCAGCCATGTGTCGTATGGAACAAGGTCAATACATTCCAGTGGTATAAAGACAGAGTTTATAAGCTTGGAGAAGACCATGACTACACAGACTTTGAGGCTGCATTTAAGAAGGCTTTGGAGTTTGAAGACAGGATTCCTACAGGTATACTGTACAAAGTTGAAAGGGAGACTTATGAGGACAGATTCTCCTTTATTAAGAATGGACCGGCTTTGGTTGATTCCAGGCTCGACCCTATTGATGCTGAAAAGCTGATGGCAGATTTTGTTTAG
- the rpsD gene encoding 30S ribosomal protein S4, whose amino-acid sequence MAKMMGPRFKLSRRLGLNVVGHPKAMDRARKGTSRADKKLSEYGQQLLEKQRLRAYYGVMEKQFAKYVENAKKSKDQTGPALIRILESRLDNLVYRVGFASSIRQARQMVVHGHVLVNGKKIDIPSYLCTPGDTLELREKSKSVELFKENFENAFLSSLPYIIKNQDRMSGTFLRFPEREEVPIEIQDQLIVEYYS is encoded by the coding sequence ATGGCTAAAATGATGGGTCCAAGATTTAAACTGAGCAGGAGACTTGGTCTGAATGTGGTTGGACATCCCAAGGCTATGGACAGGGCAAGGAAGGGAACTTCCCGAGCTGACAAAAAGTTGTCTGAATACGGCCAACAACTGTTGGAAAAGCAGAGGCTGAGGGCATATTACGGAGTGATGGAAAAGCAATTTGCGAAATATGTTGAAAATGCAAAAAAGAGCAAGGATCAGACCGGGCCTGCTCTTATCAGGATTCTTGAATCAAGGCTTGATAACCTTGTTTACAGGGTCGGCTTCGCATCATCGATCAGACAGGCAAGACAGATGGTCGTTCATGGACATGTTCTTGTTAACGGAAAAAAGATAGATATACCCTCTTATTTGTGTACCCCTGGTGATACTTTGGAATTAAGGGAAAAGTCAAAATCCGTGGAGCTTTTCAAGGAAAATTTTGAAAATGCATTTCTCAGCTCCCTTCCTTATATCATCAAGAACCAGGACAGGATGTCTGGAACTTTTCTAAGATTTCCTGAAAGGGAAGAGGTGCCGATTGAAATACAGGACCAATTGATAGTTGAATATTACTCTTGA
- a CDS encoding carbon starvation protein A, whose translation MNALWLIIIGILVFIAAYATYGSWLAKEWGIDPSRKTPAHEINDGVDYVPAKPAVLLGHHFASIAGAGPINGPIQAAIFGWVPVLLWIVIGSIFFGGVHDFGSLFASIRHKGKSIGEVINTNMGHRGMQLFSVFAWLTLLLVVAAFTNIVASTFVSVPAAASTSLMFIALAVVFGYAVYRKGMNLTVGTIIGVVLLFTMVWVGNVFPLSLSLNTWIIILMVYIFIASTVPVWILLQPRDYLNSFLLYAMIAGAVVGIVIFRPEIQLAPVTAFNVNGQWMFPMLFVIVACGAISGFHSLVGSGTTSKQLDNEKDAKIIGYGAMLIEGVLAIIALITAAYVTQGELAELLKGGPVNVFSNGVGTFMSKFGIPFGIGKSFVALAVSAFALTTLDTATRLARFIFQEFFDKPDAAKQNPLTNMYVSTGITVLIGGYLASGGYARIWPIFGSANQLLAGLSLLAVAVWLKKTGKNYHMITVPMIFMIVVTLTALVFLIRTNFVAGNYILVIFPVALFILAIILAIEGYNILFGNKAVETKK comes from the coding sequence ATGAACGCACTTTGGTTAATCATTATTGGAATTTTAGTTTTTATTGCTGCTTATGCTACATACGGTTCGTGGCTCGCCAAGGAGTGGGGCATTGACCCAAGCAGAAAGACCCCTGCTCATGAGATAAATGACGGTGTTGACTATGTACCAGCTAAACCAGCAGTACTATTGGGACACCACTTCGCATCTATCGCAGGAGCAGGACCTATCAACGGACCAATCCAAGCAGCAATTTTTGGATGGGTACCTGTTCTCTTGTGGATCGTTATCGGGAGTATATTTTTCGGTGGAGTCCATGACTTTGGATCACTATTCGCATCTATAAGACATAAAGGCAAGTCTATCGGTGAAGTTATTAATACCAATATGGGACATAGAGGGATGCAGTTGTTCTCTGTGTTTGCATGGTTAACTCTCTTGTTGGTAGTTGCTGCTTTTACAAACATCGTTGCCAGTACATTTGTATCAGTACCTGCAGCTGCATCCACATCATTAATGTTTATTGCACTTGCTGTAGTGTTTGGATATGCAGTATACAGAAAAGGAATGAACCTGACTGTAGGAACAATTATAGGAGTAGTTTTACTATTCACAATGGTTTGGGTAGGGAATGTGTTCCCATTGTCACTAAGCCTTAACACATGGATTATTATTCTTATGGTCTACATTTTTATAGCATCTACAGTTCCTGTTTGGATTTTGCTACAACCAAGAGACTATTTGAACTCTTTCCTTTTGTATGCGATGATTGCTGGTGCTGTTGTCGGTATAGTAATTTTCAGACCTGAGATTCAACTTGCTCCTGTTACAGCTTTCAATGTAAATGGCCAGTGGATGTTCCCGATGCTGTTTGTCATTGTTGCTTGTGGTGCTATTTCCGGATTCCACTCACTTGTAGGATCAGGTACGACCTCCAAGCAGCTTGACAATGAAAAAGATGCAAAGATTATTGGTTACGGTGCTATGCTTATTGAAGGTGTACTTGCAATAATTGCCTTAATAACAGCAGCTTATGTAACTCAAGGTGAATTGGCAGAGCTTCTTAAGGGCGGACCAGTTAATGTATTCTCAAACGGAGTTGGAACATTTATGTCCAAGTTTGGAATACCATTTGGCATTGGTAAGTCTTTCGTAGCACTTGCAGTTTCAGCATTTGCATTGACCACACTGGATACAGCAACCAGACTTGCAAGATTCATATTCCAGGAATTCTTCGACAAACCTGATGCTGCTAAACAAAATCCATTGACCAACATGTATGTATCTACGGGTATCACAGTATTGATTGGTGGGTACCTTGCATCAGGCGGTTATGCAAGGATCTGGCCGATATTCGGATCTGCTAACCAACTTCTCGCTGGATTGTCACTATTGGCAGTCGCTGTATGGCTCAAGAAGACCGGCAAGAATTACCACATGATAACTGTACCAATGATTTTCATGATAGTTGTAACATTGACAGCATTGGTATTCTTAATCAGAACCAACTTCGTTGCTGGGAACTACATTCTGGTAATATTCCCGGTTGCTTTGTTCATACTAGCAATAATCCTTGCTATTGAGGGATACAATATCCTGTTTGGGAACAAAGCAGTAGAAACTAAAAAATAG